In Pengzhenrongella sicca, a single genomic region encodes these proteins:
- a CDS encoding gamma carbonic anhydrase family protein has protein sequence MINLPFEGRTPEIHESAWIAPSAALIGKVRIDADASVWFGAVLRGDIDEIVLGAGSNIQDNAVLHTELGSPAVIGAGVSVGHGAVVHGCTVEDGCLIGMNATVLTGAVVGRDSLIAAGSVVLEGATIPPRSLVAGIPGKVRRELTDEEIDGMHGNSARYVTRARAYGPQA, from the coding sequence ATGATCAATCTGCCCTTCGAGGGACGCACGCCCGAGATTCACGAGAGCGCCTGGATCGCACCGAGCGCCGCCCTGATCGGCAAGGTGCGCATCGATGCCGACGCGAGCGTGTGGTTCGGCGCGGTGCTGCGCGGCGACATCGACGAGATCGTGCTCGGCGCCGGGTCGAACATCCAGGACAACGCGGTGCTGCACACCGAGCTGGGCTCGCCGGCCGTCATCGGCGCGGGCGTCAGCGTCGGCCACGGCGCCGTCGTGCACGGGTGCACCGTCGAGGACGGGTGCCTCATCGGGATGAACGCGACCGTCCTGACCGGCGCGGTCGTCGGCCGCGACTCCCTGATCGCGGCCGGGTCCGTCGTGCTCGAGGGCGCGACGATCCCCCCGCGCTCGCTGGTGGCGGGGATCCCCGGCAAGGTGCGCCGCGAGCTCACTGACGAGGAGATCGACGGCATGCACGGGAACTCGGCGCGGTACGTGACCCGCGCCAGGGCCTACGGCCCGCAGGCCTAG
- a CDS encoding DUF7455 domain-containing protein, with amino-acid sequence MSSQHAETATAAAPTETRALPSVRDMAHERCDACGHRAYVLVMTSAGPLAFCAHHFQRADDAGGGIGPVILDVRHQLTPTNRGKD; translated from the coding sequence ATGAGCTCGCAGCACGCCGAGACGGCCACCGCGGCCGCACCCACCGAGACCCGGGCGCTCCCTTCGGTCCGCGACATGGCGCACGAGCGGTGCGACGCCTGCGGGCACCGCGCCTACGTGCTCGTCATGACCTCCGCGGGTCCGCTCGCGTTCTGCGCGCACCACTTCCAGCGGGCTGACGACGCCGGCGGGGGCATCGGGCCGGTCATCCTCGACGTCCGCCACCAGCTCACGCCAACCAACCGCGGCAAGGACTGA
- a CDS encoding winged helix DNA-binding domain-containing protein — translation MTVLDSRALGRATLARQLLLERAEVPALDAVAHLGGLQAQEPQEPFVGLWSRLRSFEPAQLSALVTDRRVVRTHLMRRTVHLVTADDAVAWRARHDAMLRQRVLGVYRGELDGVDLDELAAAGRAVLADGVPRSMPELARAVAGRWPTPAPRALGEMLVAALIPMAQLPPRGLWRTRAGVRNVPLAAWLGREIDPPAPAGTDPVGAALVRRYLAAFGPAATADVRMWSGLAGLPAAVAAVRAELVTFRDERGRELLDLPDAPRPDPDTPAPVRFLPAFDNAILGYDDRTRIVDDAHRGVSVAGERVVLVDGRVAATWTVEAGTVVATPLRRFSRADRAAVADEGRALATFLSDGESHRARVAAAPR, via the coding sequence ATGACCGTTCTCGACTCCCGAGCGCTCGGTCGGGCGACGCTCGCCCGGCAGCTGCTGCTCGAGCGCGCGGAGGTGCCGGCGCTCGACGCCGTCGCGCACCTCGGCGGCCTGCAGGCCCAGGAGCCGCAGGAGCCGTTCGTCGGGCTCTGGTCGCGGCTGCGCTCGTTCGAGCCGGCGCAGCTCTCGGCGCTCGTGACGGACCGGCGGGTGGTGCGCACCCACCTCATGCGCCGCACGGTCCACCTCGTCACGGCCGACGACGCGGTGGCCTGGCGGGCCCGGCACGACGCGATGCTGCGCCAGCGGGTGCTGGGGGTCTATCGCGGCGAGCTCGACGGGGTCGACCTCGACGAGCTCGCCGCCGCGGGCCGGGCGGTCCTGGCCGACGGCGTGCCCCGGTCCATGCCGGAGCTCGCCCGCGCGGTGGCCGGGCGGTGGCCGACGCCGGCGCCGCGTGCGCTCGGCGAGATGCTGGTCGCCGCCCTCATCCCGATGGCACAGCTGCCGCCGCGCGGGCTGTGGCGCACGCGGGCGGGCGTGCGCAACGTCCCGCTCGCGGCGTGGCTGGGCCGGGAGATCGACCCGCCGGCGCCCGCGGGCACCGATCCGGTCGGCGCGGCGCTGGTGCGGCGGTACCTCGCCGCGTTCGGGCCGGCGGCCACGGCGGACGTGCGCATGTGGTCGGGCCTCGCCGGGCTGCCCGCCGCCGTCGCCGCGGTGCGCGCGGAGCTGGTCACGTTTCGCGACGAGCGCGGCCGCGAGCTCCTCGACCTCCCCGACGCGCCCCGCCCCGACCCGGACACCCCGGCGCCGGTCCGGTTCCTCCCCGCGTTCGACAACGCGATCCTCGGGTACGACGACCGCACGCGGATCGTCGACGACGCCCATCGCGGGGTGTCGGTCGCGGGCGAGCGCGTCGTGCTCGTCGACGGCCGGGTCGCCGCGACCTGGACCGTCGAGGCGGGAACCGTCGTCGCCACGCCCCTGCGCCGGTTCTCGCGGGCCGACCGCGCCGCCGTCGCCGACGAGGGACGGGCCCTCGCGACGTTCCTGTCCGACGGCGAGAGCCACCGGGCGCGAGTAGCGGCGGCTCCTCGCTAA
- a CDS encoding VOC family protein has product MTITTVAHLNLRGTARAALEFYASVFGGDLVAVTYADAGNVARPDEADQLMWGQVTSDAGFEVMAYDVPAERAWDPGVNAYFISVRGRSADEITAYWERLSAGATVLAPLAPAGWAPLYGMLRDQFGVTWVLDVAAEYAPA; this is encoded by the coding sequence ATGACCATCACCACCGTCGCTCACCTCAACCTGCGGGGCACGGCGCGCGCCGCGCTCGAGTTCTACGCGTCAGTCTTCGGCGGCGACCTCGTCGCCGTCACCTACGCCGACGCCGGGAACGTCGCGCGGCCCGACGAGGCCGACCAGCTCATGTGGGGCCAGGTGACCTCCGACGCCGGGTTCGAGGTCATGGCGTACGACGTCCCCGCGGAACGGGCGTGGGACCCGGGGGTGAACGCGTACTTCATCTCCGTCCGCGGCCGGTCGGCCGACGAGATCACCGCCTACTGGGAGCGGCTCAGCGCGGGCGCCACCGTCCTCGCGCCCCTGGCGCCGGCGGGCTGGGCACCCCTGTACGGGATGCTCCGGGACCAGTTCGGCGTGACGTGGGTGCTCGACGTCGCGGCCGAGTACGCGCCGGCCTGA
- a CDS encoding helix-turn-helix transcriptional regulator: MQKTSARLLSLLSLLQARRDWPGAVLCERLDISPRTVRRDVDRLRELGYRIVATRGPDGGYRLDAGTELPPLLFDDEQAVALAVALQTATTAGAGIEEAAARALQTVRQTMPARLRRRIDTLQFTAVERPAGRPTPQADAAVLVSLSAAVGAREVLRFDYAAGDDHGADVGADRPEPPPRRVQPHHLITWGGRWYLVAWDLDRDDWRTFRADRIAPRTPTGPRFVPRDLPGASVAAFVLSRFQGSGGQGSGGQNPGGQDAGAWACRGEVILDLPAGVVSAYSRDGLVEALGPDRCRLVTGSWSWPGLAATLGRFDADIEVIGPPELTQAFAQLARRYAAAAAGGPTAGEPAAVNVSE, translated from the coding sequence GTGCAGAAGACCTCCGCGCGACTGCTGTCGCTGCTCTCGTTGCTCCAGGCGCGCCGGGACTGGCCGGGGGCCGTGCTCTGCGAGCGGCTGGACATCAGCCCGCGCACGGTGCGCCGGGACGTCGACCGCCTGCGCGAGCTCGGCTATCGCATCGTGGCCACCCGGGGCCCGGACGGCGGGTACCGCCTCGACGCGGGCACCGAGCTGCCGCCGCTGCTGTTCGACGACGAGCAGGCGGTGGCCCTCGCCGTCGCGCTCCAGACCGCCACGACCGCCGGCGCCGGCATCGAGGAGGCCGCGGCGCGAGCGCTGCAGACCGTCCGGCAGACCATGCCGGCGCGCCTGCGGCGCCGGATCGACACGCTGCAGTTCACGGCCGTCGAGAGGCCCGCGGGCCGGCCGACCCCCCAGGCCGACGCCGCCGTGCTCGTGTCGCTGAGCGCCGCCGTCGGCGCCCGCGAGGTGCTGCGCTTCGACTACGCCGCTGGCGACGACCACGGCGCCGACGTCGGCGCCGACCGGCCCGAGCCGCCGCCGCGGCGGGTGCAGCCGCACCACCTGATCACCTGGGGCGGCCGCTGGTACCTCGTCGCGTGGGATCTCGACCGCGACGACTGGCGCACCTTCCGCGCCGACCGCATCGCGCCGCGGACCCCCACCGGCCCCCGCTTCGTCCCGCGAGACCTGCCCGGCGCCAGCGTCGCCGCGTTCGTCCTCAGTAGGTTCCAGGGCTCTGGCGGGCAGGGCTCTGGCGGGCAGAACCCTGGCGGGCAGGACGCCGGCGCGTGGGCGTGCCGCGGCGAGGTGATCCTCGACCTGCCCGCCGGCGTCGTGTCGGCCTACTCGCGGGACGGGCTCGTCGAGGCCCTCGGCCCGGACCGCTGCCGGCTCGTCACGGGCTCGTGGTCGTGGCCCGGCCTGGCAGCCACCCTCGGCCGGTTCGACGCCGACATCGAGGTGATCGGACCGCCCGAGCTCACGCAGGCGTTCGCGCAGCTGGCCCGGCGCTACGCCGCTGCCGCGGCGGGCGGGCCCACCGCTGGCGAGCCGGCGGCGGTGAACGTCAGCGAGTAG
- a CDS encoding class I SAM-dependent methyltransferase: protein MLTALVERIDAFNAAHPWSHNDHYHRWIMRQLPAHVRTALDVGCGTGNLVRALAGRADAVLGIDADRGVVDVARGLSTGCPAASFAAIDLRDLADLRDLADLRDLADAPGDGYDVVTAVAVVHHLPLEAALTGLRALLAPGGTLVIVGCYRAATRADRLVEAVAVPANVIVGLARSNRFRSNRSAAARVAMAAPTAAPDTTLAEIAAAAARVLPGARVRRRLFWRYSLTFTAAGSPAVGPPAAAAA from the coding sequence GTGCTGACGGCCCTGGTCGAGCGGATCGACGCGTTCAACGCCGCGCACCCGTGGAGCCACAACGACCACTACCACCGCTGGATCATGCGGCAGCTTCCCGCGCACGTGCGCACGGCCCTCGACGTCGGCTGCGGCACCGGGAACCTGGTCCGGGCGTTGGCGGGTCGGGCGGACGCGGTCTTGGGCATTGACGCCGATCGCGGGGTGGTCGACGTCGCCCGCGGGCTCTCGACGGGCTGCCCCGCCGCGTCGTTCGCCGCGATCGACCTGCGCGACCTGGCCGACCTGCGCGACCTTGCCGACCTGCGCGACCTGGCCGACGCGCCGGGTGACGGGTACGACGTCGTCACCGCGGTCGCCGTCGTGCACCACCTCCCGCTCGAGGCCGCGCTCACGGGCCTGCGCGCGCTGCTCGCGCCGGGCGGCACGCTCGTGATCGTCGGCTGCTACCGGGCGGCGACGCGAGCGGACCGGCTGGTCGAGGCCGTGGCCGTCCCGGCGAACGTGATCGTCGGCCTGGCCCGTTCGAACCGCTTCAGGTCGAACCGCTCGGCCGCGGCGCGGGTCGCGATGGCGGCGCCCACCGCGGCCCCGGACACCACGCTCGCCGAGATCGCGGCCGCGGCGGCGCGGGTCCTGCCAGGCGCACGCGTGCGCCGGCGCCTGTTCTGGCGCTACTCGCTGACGTTCACCGCCGCCGGCTCGCCAGCGGTGGGCCCGCCCGCCGCGGCAGCGGCGTAG
- a CDS encoding HAD family hydrolase: MLAPPTHLLLDFFGTVVENSPFHSAEGFERTHALTAAMGSALTPEQSRAAWSAAFDRLTGDTAESLDEFALTDVARVALEAILGRSPAAGEIEAGARAYQVDWNRGVGYPAGMVDVLEGLGRRFTLAIVSNTHDVDQVQSHLAAMGAESLVETVVTSIGVGKRKPHPAIYAAALAACGIGPGSALFVGDTYLADFVGPQRHGIRAFLIDPRRLARVPESRRLDSLAALAGRLDVLGSDEYGSGVAPTRG; the protein is encoded by the coding sequence ATGCTGGCGCCACCGACCCACCTGCTCCTCGACTTCTTCGGCACCGTCGTCGAGAACTCGCCGTTTCACTCGGCCGAGGGGTTCGAGCGCACGCACGCGCTGACCGCGGCGATGGGATCCGCGCTGACGCCGGAGCAGTCCCGGGCGGCCTGGTCGGCGGCGTTCGATCGGCTCACCGGGGACACGGCCGAGAGCCTCGACGAGTTCGCGCTGACCGACGTCGCGCGCGTGGCGCTGGAGGCGATCCTGGGCCGATCGCCCGCCGCCGGTGAGATCGAGGCGGGCGCGCGGGCGTACCAGGTCGACTGGAACCGCGGCGTCGGCTATCCGGCAGGCATGGTCGACGTCCTCGAGGGCCTCGGCCGGCGGTTCACCCTCGCGATCGTCTCGAACACCCACGACGTCGACCAGGTGCAGTCCCACCTGGCAGCGATGGGCGCGGAGTCGCTCGTCGAGACCGTCGTCACCTCGATCGGCGTCGGCAAGCGCAAGCCGCACCCAGCGATCTACGCCGCCGCGCTCGCGGCGTGCGGGATCGGCCCCGGCTCGGCGCTGTTCGTGGGCGACACCTACCTCGCGGACTTCGTGGGTCCGCAGCGGCACGGGATCCGGGCCTTCCTGATCGACCCGCGGCGGCTCGCGCGCGTTCCGGAGTCCCGCCGCCTGGACTCGCTCGCCGCGCTCGCGGGCCGCCTCGACGTGCTCGGCAGCGACGAGTACGGCAGCGGGGTCGCGCCTACGCGGGGCTGA
- a CDS encoding glycoside hydrolase family 3 N-terminal domain-containing protein, with translation MHTDQSRVDDLIARMTPAEKAGQLTQYFYFRLPPGATPALDFDADAQPAQVEAALRDGAAGSLLFVADPAQINRLQRLAIEGNRLGIPALFGFDVIHGLRTILPVPIAMAASWDPVTIARGQAVAAREARAVGIHWTFAPMVDVARDPRWGRIVEGAGEDPFLGAAVAVAQVRGFQGAEVGAPEHVIAGPKHFAGYGAALGGRDYDEVNLSDSELWNVYFPPFRAAVEAGAGNVMTAYMALNGVPAAGSRWLFTELLRETWGFTGFVVSDANVARSLVTHGFAADLTDAAARAVTAGVDLEMAIEDPACAHLPAALESGAASAASVDASVRRVLEAKVRMGLFDAPFVDEERAREVLADPAHRDVARVAAERSAVLLRNEGALLPLDAGALSSIAVIGPLADSPRDTLGPWVFDYDLDETVTVVAGIRARAGAGIRVEHARGVPVVQREFPSLFDMFGRNTPADPPGFDDAAELTAAVDLARGADVAVVVVGEWQNMIGEGASRSSLDLPGRQLELLQAVVETGTPVVLLVMNGRPLDLRWPAAHVPAILDIWYPGTQGGAATANLLFGDVSPGGKLPFTWPRTVGQVPLVYSHLRSHEPENQERRYWDEASTPLFPFGHGLSYGHVEYAGLSVDRPTVTADETVIVSVQVTNTGERAADEVVQVYLHQRHGSAARPVRELKGFERVALAAGQSRTLTFSIGPAERRYWNAAAHDWVSDASTFDVWAGGDSTAPLTTTFEVSPA, from the coding sequence ATGCACACCGACCAGTCGCGGGTCGATGACCTCATCGCCCGGATGACCCCGGCCGAGAAGGCCGGGCAGCTCACGCAGTACTTCTACTTCCGGCTGCCGCCGGGGGCGACGCCGGCGCTCGACTTCGACGCCGACGCGCAGCCCGCGCAGGTCGAGGCGGCGCTGCGCGACGGCGCGGCCGGCTCGTTGCTGTTCGTGGCCGACCCGGCGCAGATCAACCGACTCCAGCGCCTGGCCATCGAGGGCAACCGGCTCGGCATCCCGGCGCTGTTCGGCTTCGACGTGATCCACGGCCTGCGCACGATCCTGCCAGTGCCGATCGCGATGGCGGCGTCCTGGGATCCCGTGACGATCGCGCGCGGGCAGGCCGTCGCGGCCCGCGAGGCCCGCGCCGTCGGTATCCACTGGACGTTCGCGCCCATGGTCGACGTCGCGCGCGACCCGCGGTGGGGCCGGATCGTCGAGGGCGCCGGCGAGGACCCGTTCCTCGGCGCCGCGGTGGCCGTCGCCCAGGTCCGCGGCTTCCAGGGCGCCGAGGTGGGCGCGCCCGAGCACGTCATCGCCGGCCCCAAGCACTTCGCCGGGTACGGCGCCGCCCTCGGTGGGCGCGACTACGACGAGGTCAACCTCTCCGACTCCGAGCTGTGGAACGTGTACTTCCCGCCGTTCCGGGCCGCCGTCGAGGCGGGCGCCGGCAACGTGATGACCGCCTACATGGCCCTTAACGGCGTCCCGGCGGCGGGCAGCCGGTGGCTGTTCACCGAGTTGCTACGCGAGACCTGGGGGTTTACGGGCTTCGTGGTCAGCGACGCGAACGTCGCGCGCAGCCTCGTGACCCACGGCTTCGCGGCGGACCTGACCGACGCCGCCGCGCGCGCGGTCACCGCCGGGGTGGACCTGGAGATGGCGATCGAGGACCCCGCCTGCGCGCACCTGCCCGCGGCGCTGGAGTCGGGGGCCGCGAGCGCCGCGTCGGTCGACGCGAGCGTGCGGCGCGTGCTCGAGGCGAAGGTCCGGATGGGACTGTTCGACGCGCCGTTCGTCGACGAGGAGCGGGCCCGCGAGGTGCTCGCTGACCCGGCGCACCGCGACGTCGCGCGCGTCGCCGCCGAGCGGTCGGCCGTGCTCCTGCGCAACGAGGGCGCCCTGCTGCCGCTCGACGCCGGCGCGCTGAGCTCGATCGCCGTCATCGGCCCGTTGGCGGACTCCCCGCGCGACACCCTCGGGCCGTGGGTCTTCGACTACGACCTGGACGAGACCGTCACGGTTGTCGCCGGCATCCGGGCGCGGGCCGGCGCGGGCATACGGGTCGAGCACGCCCGGGGCGTGCCCGTCGTGCAGCGGGAGTTCCCCTCGCTGTTCGACATGTTCGGGCGCAACACGCCCGCGGATCCGCCCGGGTTCGACGACGCCGCCGAGCTCACCGCCGCCGTCGATCTCGCCCGCGGGGCGGACGTCGCGGTCGTCGTCGTCGGCGAGTGGCAGAACATGATCGGCGAGGGCGCGTCGCGGTCCTCACTCGACCTGCCGGGGCGCCAGCTCGAGCTGCTGCAGGCCGTCGTCGAGACCGGAACTCCCGTGGTGCTGCTGGTCATGAATGGCCGGCCGCTGGACCTGCGCTGGCCCGCCGCGCACGTGCCGGCGATCCTCGACATCTGGTACCCCGGCACGCAGGGCGGCGCCGCAACGGCGAACCTGCTCTTCGGGGACGTCTCCCCCGGCGGCAAGCTCCCCTTCACCTGGCCGCGCACTGTCGGGCAGGTGCCGCTCGTGTACTCGCACCTGCGCTCGCACGAGCCCGAGAACCAGGAGCGCCGGTACTGGGACGAGGCCAGCACACCGCTGTTCCCGTTCGGGCACGGCCTGAGCTACGGCCACGTCGAGTACGCCGGCCTGAGCGTCGACCGGCCGACCGTGACCGCCGACGAGACCGTGATCGTGTCCGTGCAGGTCACCAACACCGGCGAGCGCGCCGCCGACGAGGTCGTCCAGGTCTACCTGCACCAGCGGCACGGCTCCGCAGCGCGCCCGGTCCGCGAGCTCAAGGGCTTCGAGCGGGTCGCGCTCGCCGCCGGTCAGTCGCGCACGCTCACGTTCTCGATCGGTCCGGCCGAACGGCGCTACTGGAACGCGGCCGCCCACGACTGGGTGAGCGACGCCTCGACCTTCGACGTCTGGGCCGGCGGCGACTCGACCGCGCCGCTGACCACGACCTTCGAGGTCAGCCCCGCGTAG
- a CDS encoding TIGR00341 family protein, with amino-acid sequence MRGRLNELLLPAVQRRTLDELTGDVDLTAGDAASKRSAFWTMLSLSAIIAAAGVLSDSTATVIGAMIIAPLSTPIMGIALGVVLRDARLTGRSVRYVVLGGCLVVLLGLLAAVVMPGDVNLFTNGQITGRTSPGLLDLVAAVATGAAGSVALARRDVAAVLPGVAIAISLVPPLVVVGVCLGQGSGVLALGALVLFGSNVVALVLVGILVFTATGYATEISAATHSAATALSPRRAFAAIGTVLLLVLVPLVANSVVAYALSVWTDRVTVAAEQWISGVPGGRVDLVELTSGTFYVHVRTPGDLPAVDDLISDLDGQVPDGLAVVVTTLVGEDKDAAVIGD; translated from the coding sequence ATGCGTGGTCGCCTGAACGAGCTCCTCCTGCCCGCGGTCCAGCGGCGCACGCTCGACGAGCTCACTGGCGACGTCGACCTGACGGCCGGCGACGCGGCCTCGAAGCGGTCGGCGTTCTGGACGATGCTCTCGCTCTCGGCGATCATCGCTGCGGCCGGCGTCCTGTCCGACTCCACCGCGACGGTCATCGGCGCGATGATCATCGCTCCCCTGTCCACGCCGATCATGGGCATCGCCCTCGGCGTCGTGCTCCGCGACGCCCGGCTGACGGGACGATCGGTGCGGTACGTCGTGCTCGGCGGCTGCCTCGTCGTGCTGCTCGGGCTGCTCGCCGCCGTCGTGATGCCCGGAGACGTGAACCTGTTCACGAACGGCCAGATCACCGGACGGACCTCCCCCGGGCTGCTCGACCTCGTCGCGGCGGTGGCTACGGGGGCCGCCGGCTCCGTGGCGCTCGCCCGCCGAGACGTCGCCGCGGTGCTGCCCGGCGTCGCGATCGCGATCTCCCTGGTGCCCCCGCTCGTGGTCGTCGGCGTCTGCCTCGGGCAGGGCTCCGGGGTCCTGGCCCTCGGCGCCCTGGTGCTCTTCGGGTCGAACGTCGTCGCCCTCGTGCTCGTCGGGATCCTCGTGTTCACCGCGACCGGGTACGCCACGGAAATTTCCGCCGCGACGCACTCCGCCGCGACGGCGCTGTCCCCGCGGCGGGCCTTCGCCGCCATCGGCACGGTGCTCCTGCTGGTGCTCGTGCCGCTGGTGGCCAACTCCGTCGTCGCCTACGCCCTGTCGGTCTGGACCGACCGCGTCACGGTGGCCGCCGAGCAGTGGATCTCGGGCGTTCCTGGCGGCCGCGTCGACCTCGTCGAGCTCACCTCCGGGACGTTCTACGTGCACGTGCGCACCCCGGGCGACCTCCCCGCCGTCGACGACCTGATCAGCGACCTCGACGGGCAGGTGCCGGACGGGCTGGCCGTCGTCGTGACCACGCTGGTCGGCGAGGACAAGGACGCGGCCGTCATCGGCGACTAG
- a CDS encoding sigma-70 family RNA polymerase sigma factor — MAERVADRVMADLARERGGALVNYAVLLTGDSAAAQDLVQDAFVKVFVRLRTGFTPDAAEAYVRRAILTLYVDGYRRRQRWASVRHLVAAGPQERSREMEFADRIDLRAALAGLSPQERACVVLRFYEDLRVADVAAQMHLAEGTVKRYLSNAVHKLETTLGPMRELHPLDDEMVVVDRVHPTTTARG; from the coding sequence ATGGCTGAACGTGTGGCCGACCGCGTGATGGCAGACCTGGCACGGGAGCGAGGTGGGGCCTTGGTTAACTACGCCGTCCTGCTGACCGGCGACTCGGCCGCGGCCCAGGATCTGGTCCAAGACGCCTTCGTGAAAGTCTTCGTCCGCCTCCGGACCGGCTTCACACCGGACGCGGCCGAGGCATACGTGCGCCGCGCGATCCTGACGCTGTACGTGGACGGGTATCGGCGCCGCCAGCGGTGGGCGTCGGTGCGCCACCTCGTCGCGGCCGGTCCGCAAGAGCGGAGTCGCGAGATGGAGTTCGCGGACCGGATCGACCTGCGGGCCGCCCTGGCTGGACTGTCGCCCCAAGAACGGGCGTGCGTGGTGCTTCGGTTCTACGAGGACCTCCGGGTCGCCGACGTCGCTGCCCAGATGCACCTCGCCGAGGGCACAGTCAAGCGCTACCTGAGCAACGCGGTGCACAAGCTCGAGACCACGCTCGGGCCGATGCGCGAGCTGCACCCGCTCGACGACGAGATGGTCGTCGTGGACCGCGTGCACCCGACCACGACGGCGAGGGGCTGA
- a CDS encoding DUF5808 domain-containing protein: MGSHHKSTDGTERTAKRHVVQKLYRLVVLGLAITAVVKEVRTPAQERTWHGVVAGFVPYDFRVPTLARLRERVWNPESEHLVGPRAFGVGWTLNAGRLVALARERVAAAG; encoded by the coding sequence ATGGGTTCGCACCACAAGAGCACCGATGGCACCGAGCGCACCGCGAAGCGGCACGTCGTCCAGAAGCTCTACCGGCTCGTCGTCCTGGGCCTGGCGATCACCGCCGTGGTCAAGGAGGTGCGCACCCCGGCGCAGGAGCGGACCTGGCACGGCGTCGTCGCCGGCTTCGTCCCCTACGACTTCCGGGTCCCGACCCTCGCGCGGCTCCGCGAGCGGGTGTGGAACCCCGAGAGCGAACACCTCGTCGGTCCGCGCGCGTTCGGCGTCGGCTGGACCCTCAACGCCGGCCGCCTGGTCGCGCTCGCGCGCGAGAGGGTCGCCGCGGCGGGCTGA
- a CDS encoding TfoX/Sxy family protein: MVYDENLAVRIRATLPADALIDEHKMFGGLVFMLDGHMCCGVVKDSLMLRLGPERAERALAEPHVRPMDLTKRPMPGMVLVDPPGLDDAGLQGWVDVAAGFARQPPARRP; the protein is encoded by the coding sequence ATGGTCTACGACGAGAACCTGGCGGTCCGGATCCGCGCGACGCTGCCGGCCGACGCGCTCATCGACGAGCACAAGATGTTTGGCGGCCTGGTCTTCATGCTCGACGGCCACATGTGCTGCGGCGTCGTCAAGGACTCCCTCATGCTGCGGCTGGGTCCCGAACGCGCCGAGCGCGCCCTCGCCGAGCCCCACGTGCGGCCGATGGACCTCACGAAGCGACCGATGCCAGGTATGGTCCTCGTCGACCCGCCGGGGCTGGACGACGCCGGCCTGCAGGGCTGGGTCGACGTCGCCGCTGGCTTCGCGCGGCAGCCACCCGCTCGACGGCCATAG
- a CDS encoding YciI family protein, protein MPKYLLLKHYRGGPEPHRRVPPMDQWAPEDVEAHMAFLSHVGELLEKNGEFVDAQALTPERTWVRYGGPDAAPVTSDGPLPETSDLVAGWYLIDVESHERAVEVAAYVSSEPGPGGTPLYEWIDIREVMSGAPAGD, encoded by the coding sequence ATGCCGAAGTACCTGCTCCTCAAGCACTACCGCGGAGGCCCGGAACCGCACCGCCGGGTGCCCCCGATGGACCAGTGGGCGCCCGAGGACGTGGAGGCGCACATGGCGTTCCTCTCGCACGTCGGCGAGCTGCTCGAGAAGAACGGCGAGTTCGTCGACGCGCAGGCGCTCACGCCGGAGCGCACCTGGGTGCGTTACGGCGGCCCCGACGCCGCGCCGGTCACGTCCGACGGCCCGCTGCCCGAGACCAGCGACCTCGTGGCGGGCTGGTACCTGATCGACGTCGAGTCGCACGAGCGAGCGGTCGAGGTCGCGGCGTACGTCTCGTCCGAGCCCGGCCCGGGCGGGACCCCGCTGTACGAGTGGATCGACATCCGCGAGGTCATGTCCGGCGCACCGGCGGGCGACTGA